CGGCTTGAGGGAAGTGCTAGGCTGCTGAGATGGAACCAAACGAGTCTGAAGTGCTGGATGTCGAGCGCCTGCTCGCAGATGCGCAGGCGCGCTACGCCGCGGGCGAACTCGACGCTGCGCGCGCGCTGTGCGACGAGGGCGTGCGACAGGCCGCCGACGCTGCGTTGGCGAGCGCGCAGGCGCGTCTGCTGGCGCGGTCGGCACGTTTCAGCGCCATCCTCAATGAGGGCGAACTGGCGCTTGAGGTCATCAGCCGCGCCGGCATGATTGCGGGGCAGTTGGACGACGCGCTGACCCGTGCCGAGGTACGACAGGCTTTCGGCTTGGTTTTGGCGCTGCTGGGGGCGGGGCTGCCGGCGGAACGCGCGCTGCGCCGGGCGATTGCCGATTTCGAGGCGCTCGGGCGCGACGAGGATGTGCTCGCGGCGCATTCAGACCTGCAATTCCTCCTCGCGATTTCCGGCCGCAACGAAGACGCCGTGCGCATCGGGCGCAAGGTGGTCGAGGACTGGCGCATCCGTGGTCTGTTGCAACGTGAAGTGGGTGCCGCCAACAATCTTGCGTGCAGCATGATCGAACTCGGTCGCCCCGACGAAGCCTATGAGTTGCTGCGGCCCTATCTGGTGGACAAGCGCTTGCCGCGCTACCTCAAGGCGCGTATCTGCGACAGCCTGATCGATGTCTTGCTGGCACGTGGCGATGCCGACGAGGCGGAGTTCATGATCCGCCGCGCCACCGACCCTTTCGAGAGCCATCGCACCGAGTATTCGGAAGTGGCGGAGCTTTTCCATCGCGCGCGTGTGGCCCGCTTGCGTGGCCAGAATGCCGAAGCGCTGGAACTGTTGCAGCGCGTCGTTGCGACACCCGACGCGATGCGCGAGGACTGGCTGCGCAAGGCGCACGAAACGCTGATCGAGATGGCGATTGCCGCCGGCGATCTTGCCTTGCAGGCGAGCGCCTATCAGCGACTCCTTGAAATGGCGAACACCCGCTCTGAACGTGACCGGCGTCTGGTCGATGGCGTGCTGACACACGCGCTGCCCTGGGTTTTTGCTTGAGCGATGCAAGAGACGACGCCCGCATCGCCGTGCATTGGCGTATGCCGCATCGACCCGCGCAACGGCTTGTGTGAGGGCTGCCAGCGCACGCTTGAGGAGATAGGCGGCTGGTCGCAGGCCGGGTTCGCCGGTCAGCGGGCGATCCTGCAGCGGGTCGCCCAGCGACGCGCAGCGGCTGAGTGGTTCGAGGGCGATTTGCGCGGCGATTGCGACCGCTGAGCTGCAGCGCGCGATGCAAGCTGCCTTGCCCGATTCGGTTCGCGTGCTGCAGCGCGGGTGGTTGTCAGCCAACACGATCCTGCTGTTTGACGGCGCAAGCGCAAGCGCGATCGATTCTGGCTATGTGACCGACGCACCGCAGACGGTGCAGCTTGTGCGCGACGCGCTCTGCGGTCGCAGCCTCGCGCGGCTGCTCAACACGCATTCCCATTCGGACCATGTCGGCGGCAATGCCGCTCTGGTGCGCGCTTTCGGGTGCAGCGTGAGCGTCCCGGAGGGGATGGCCGATGCGGTGGCGTGCTGGGATGAGTCAGCGCTGCTGCTTTCCGCCGCCGATCAGCGCGGTGAGCGCTTCGCCGCGCAGTCGGTGTTGCGCGCGGGCGATCGCTTCATCGCCGGCGGGCTGGAGTGGGAAGCGATCGCCGCGCCGGGCCATGACATGGACGCGCTGGTCTTTCACTGCGCCGATGCGCGCCTCCTGATTTCGGGCGATGCGCTTTGGCGGCACGGTTTCGGCATCCTGTTCGCGGATGTGATCGGCGCCGGTGGCGGGCTGGAGGCCGCGCGCAGCACACTTGAGATGCTGGCGCGCTTGCCGATCGACTGTGTGCTGCCCGGGCACGGCGCGCCCTTCGTCGAGGTCGACCAGGCCTTCGAGTCGGCGTTTGCCCGCCTGCAAGCCTTCGAGCAGGACGGAAGCCGCATGGCGCGCAACGCGCTGCGTGCCTGCATGACCTTCACGCTGCTCGAACGCGGCGTGTTCTCGATTGATGCCCTGCCTGACTACCTGGCGCGTGTGCCGCTGTATCGCGAGGCCAACGCGCGCTACCTGCAGCAGACGCCGGATGCGCTGGCGGAGTGGCTCGTCGATGCGCTGGTGCAGGCCGGCGTTGCGCAGCGCAGCGGCGGTTTTCTGAGGCCCGCGGGACTGGTTTGACCAGTCTTGCGCAAGTGGCGCTGCCCCTGCGCCGGCGGCGCTGCTAGACTGCAATGCAAATCAAAT
This region of Niveibacterium umoris genomic DNA includes:
- a CDS encoding DUF1289 domain-containing protein; the encoded protein is MQETTPASPCIGVCRIDPRNGLCEGCQRTLEEIGGWSQAGFAGQRAILQRVAQRRAAAEWFEGDLRGDCDR
- a CDS encoding MBL fold metallo-hydrolase; translated protein: MQAALPDSVRVLQRGWLSANTILLFDGASASAIDSGYVTDAPQTVQLVRDALCGRSLARLLNTHSHSDHVGGNAALVRAFGCSVSVPEGMADAVACWDESALLLSAADQRGERFAAQSVLRAGDRFIAGGLEWEAIAAPGHDMDALVFHCADARLLISGDALWRHGFGILFADVIGAGGGLEAARSTLEMLARLPIDCVLPGHGAPFVEVDQAFESAFARLQAFEQDGSRMARNALRACMTFTLLERGVFSIDALPDYLARVPLYREANARYLQQTPDALAEWLVDALVQAGVAQRSGGFLRPAGLV